From Carettochelys insculpta isolate YL-2023 chromosome 8, ASM3395843v1, whole genome shotgun sequence, a single genomic window includes:
- the IGFBP2 gene encoding insulin-like growth factor-binding protein 2 isoform X2, which yields MSGGGGRKTIKAVAVMREKANEQQRQMGKVIKHHPSHEESKKLRPPSIRTPCQQELDQVLERISTMRLPDERGPLEHLYSLHIPNCDKQGFYNLKQCKMSVNGQRGECWCVNPITGKVIQGAPTIRGDPECHLFYTAHEQEARGVQALNVQ from the exons ATGAGTGGAGGTGGAGGAAGAAAGACAATAAAGGCAGTTGCTGTCATGCGAGAGAAAGCAAATGAACAGCAGAGACAGATGGGCAAAGTCATCAAACATCACCCAAGCCACGAAGAGTCGAAGAAGTTACGGCCACCATCCATCAGG ACCCCTTGCCAGCAGGAATTGGATCAGGTCTTGGAACGGATCTCCACCATGCGTCTGCCAGATGAGCGTGGCCCGTTGGAGCACCTCTACTCCCTGCACATCCCCAACTGTGACAAGCAAGGCTTTTACAATCTCAAACAG TGCAAGATGTCTGTGAACGGCCAGCGAGGAGAGTGCTGGTGCGTCAACCCCATCACTGGGAAAGTGATCCAGGGGGCACCCACCATCCGTGGAGACCCTGAGTGCCACCTCTTCTACACGGCACACGAACAGGAAGCCCGGGGAGTGCAGGCTCTGAATGTGCAGTAG